A region of Desulfobacterales bacterium DNA encodes the following proteins:
- a CDS encoding carboxyl transferase domain-containing protein, translating into MKSYFEKMTDFGKELKDGQIKRTQENVELVKKTESEIAEAVEKAKNAGFPTEKINQRGQMTVWQRLEYLVDPGTWCPLHTLYNPMDNEVGTTNVFDGLAKISGKWAVIIGFDNKYIAGAWIPGQAENVLRATDLAKRLNVPLVWLVNCSGVKLDEQEKFYANRRGSGTTFFRHAELAQCGIPVLAGIYGTNPAGGGYQGISPAILFAHKDCNIAVGGGGILSGMSPRGFFDEEGAEQLIDAAKKFKVEPPGSAKIHYDETGFFRYVYEEEKGVLDGLKDYMKDMPAYNPKFFRVAEPKEPKFSSDDIYRLIPMNQKQVYSFDDVLARLVDGSEQMEFRPDYGPEVYTGLCKVDGYLVGCIGNRQGFLGKGYPEYADYPGIGGKLYRQGLIKLNEFVTLCGRDRVPIVWFQDTSGIDVGDIAEKAELLGLGQSLIYSIQQTDVPMMLFVLRKGTAAAHYIMGGPTANRHTAFTLGTAATEIYVMHGETASVATYSRRLVKEKEAGRPLGPVIESMNKLAQEYHDNSRPAYCAKYGLVDEVVPMNEMRKYMVAFAGSAYQNPKSICPQHQMLLPRSIKG; encoded by the coding sequence ATGAAATCTTATTTTGAAAAAATGACGGATTTCGGCAAAGAACTTAAGGACGGCCAGATCAAGCGAACCCAGGAAAATGTTGAACTGGTCAAGAAAACCGAAAGCGAAATTGCCGAAGCCGTGGAAAAAGCAAAAAACGCCGGATTTCCCACGGAGAAAATCAACCAGCGCGGCCAGATGACGGTTTGGCAACGGCTGGAATATCTGGTTGACCCGGGCACCTGGTGCCCGCTGCACACCCTATACAACCCCATGGACAATGAAGTCGGGACCACCAATGTTTTCGACGGCCTTGCTAAAATTTCCGGAAAATGGGCGGTTATCATCGGCTTTGACAACAAATACATTGCCGGGGCCTGGATTCCGGGCCAGGCTGAAAATGTTTTACGGGCGACGGATCTCGCCAAGCGGCTGAATGTTCCGCTGGTCTGGCTGGTGAACTGCAGCGGCGTTAAACTGGATGAGCAGGAAAAATTTTATGCCAACCGGCGCGGTTCGGGCACAACCTTTTTCCGGCACGCCGAGCTGGCGCAGTGCGGCATTCCGGTCCTGGCCGGCATCTATGGGACCAATCCGGCCGGCGGCGGTTATCAGGGCATCAGCCCCGCCATCCTTTTTGCCCATAAAGACTGCAACATTGCAGTGGGGGGCGGCGGAATCTTGAGCGGCATGTCGCCCAGGGGATTTTTTGATGAAGAGGGCGCCGAACAGCTCATCGACGCTGCGAAAAAATTTAAAGTAGAACCACCCGGGTCGGCAAAAATCCATTATGATGAGACCGGCTTTTTCAGGTATGTGTATGAAGAAGAAAAAGGAGTTTTGGACGGGCTGAAAGATTACATGAAGGATATGCCGGCTTATAATCCCAAGTTCTTCCGGGTGGCTGAACCCAAAGAGCCGAAATTTTCCAGCGACGACATCTACCGGCTGATACCCATGAATCAAAAACAGGTATACAGCTTTGACGACGTGCTGGCGCGGCTGGTGGACGGCAGCGAACAGATGGAGTTTCGACCGGACTATGGGCCGGAGGTATATACGGGCCTGTGCAAGGTCGACGGATACCTGGTGGGGTGCATCGGAAATCGGCAGGGATTTCTGGGCAAAGGCTACCCCGAATACGCCGATTATCCCGGTATCGGCGGCAAGCTCTATCGCCAGGGACTTATCAAGTTGAATGAATTTGTGACCCTGTGCGGCAGAGACCGGGTGCCGATTGTCTGGTTCCAGGACACCAGCGGGATCGATGTGGGCGATATTGCCGAAAAGGCTGAACTGCTGGGGCTCGGCCAGAGCCTGATCTATTCGATTCAGCAAACGGATGTACCCATGATGCTGTTTGTTTTAAGAAAGGGCACGGCCGCCGCGCATTATATCATGGGAGGGCCCACCGCCAACCGGCACACGGCCTTTACGCTGGGCACGGCCGCCACGGAGATCTACGTCATGCATGGTGAAACAGCTTCAGTGGCAACCTATTCGCGCCGTCTGGTCAAGGAAAAAGAAGCCGGCCGGCCACTGGGACCCGTGATCGAAAGCATGAACAAGCTGGCCCAGGAATATCACGATAATTCCAGACCGGCTTACTGCGCCAAATATGGCCTGGTGGATGAAGTCGTTCCCATGAACGAGATGCGCAAATACATGGTGGCTTTTGCGGGATCTGCCTACCAGAACCCCAAATCGAT
- a CDS encoding acetyl-CoA carboxylase biotin carboxyl carrier protein subunit produces MAQEILAPLAGKVFKVYISVGEKVEEDDEAIIIEAMKMETPVFAPCSGTVKEVKVKEGDTVEEDDVLGVIE; encoded by the coding sequence ATGGCACAAGAAATTTTGGCCCCGCTGGCGGGCAAAGTATTCAAGGTTTACATTTCTGTTGGCGAGAAGGTGGAAGAGGATGACGAAGCCATCATCATTGAAGCGATGAAGATGGAAACACCGGTGTTTGCTCCCTGCAGTGGAACCGTCAAGGAAGTGAAGGTCAAAGAAGGGGATACGGTTGAGGAAGACGATGTTTTGGGGGTTATCGAATAG
- a CDS encoding sodium ion-translocating decarboxylase subunit beta — MILIEETLAMFKTSGFFFVTPGMVVMWAIGFTLIYLAIARDYEPLLLLPIGFGIVLANLPLADLMKPHEGLLWRFYHYGIQWEIIPPLIFLGLGALTDFGPMLARPVLIFLGAGAQAGVYITFFVAYAIGFDLKEAATIGIIGGADGPTTIFLATKLAPHMLGSCAVAAYSYMALVPIIQPPIMKLLTTKEERVIKMKKLRKVSRLEKVLFPMVSALVIILLVPAAAPLMAMFMIGNLFREAKVVERLNHAAQNELLNIVTIFLGLPIGATMNAESFLQPKVIFIFFLGLFAFMISTATGVLLAKLMNLFAKEKINPLLGAAGVSAVPMAARVVHKVGAEADKKNYLLMYAMGPNVAGVIGTVIAAGVFLTILR, encoded by the coding sequence ATGATTCTGATTGAAGAAACACTGGCAATGTTTAAAACGTCCGGATTCTTTTTTGTGACACCCGGCATGGTCGTCATGTGGGCCATCGGTTTTACCCTGATCTATCTAGCGATCGCCCGGGATTATGAGCCGCTGCTGCTGCTCCCCATCGGTTTCGGAATTGTTCTTGCCAATCTTCCCCTGGCCGACCTGATGAAACCGCACGAGGGGCTTTTGTGGCGGTTTTATCACTACGGCATTCAGTGGGAAATTATTCCGCCCCTGATCTTTCTGGGGCTTGGCGCCCTGACCGATTTCGGGCCGATGCTGGCCCGTCCGGTCTTGATCTTTCTGGGCGCCGGCGCCCAGGCCGGCGTCTATATTACATTTTTTGTTGCCTATGCCATCGGTTTTGACCTGAAAGAAGCGGCCACCATCGGTATCATCGGGGGAGCGGACGGCCCCACCACCATCTTTCTGGCCACCAAACTGGCGCCCCATATGCTGGGAAGCTGTGCGGTGGCGGCCTATTCCTATATGGCGCTGGTGCCCATTATTCAGCCGCCGATCATGAAGCTGCTGACCACCAAAGAAGAACGCGTCATCAAAATGAAAAAACTGCGTAAAGTCTCTCGGCTGGAAAAGGTTCTTTTCCCCATGGTTTCCGCGCTGGTGATTATTTTGCTGGTTCCGGCGGCAGCGCCGCTCATGGCCATGTTTATGATCGGCAACCTATTCCGTGAAGCCAAAGTGGTGGAGCGGTTAAATCATGCCGCCCAGAACGAGCTGCTCAATATTGTTACGATTTTCCTGGGTCTGCCCATTGGGGCCACCATGAATGCTGAATCGTTTCTGCAGCCCAAGGTTATATTTATCTTTTTTCTGGGTTTGTTTGCGTTCATGATCAGTACGGCCACCGGCGTGCTTCTGGCAAAGCTCATGAATCTTTTTGCCAAGGAAAAAATCAATCCGCTGCTGGGCGCTGCCGGCGTTTCGGCGGTACCCATGGCGGCCAGGGTTGTGCACAAGGTCGGAGCGGAGGCGGATAAAAAGAACTATCTGTTGATGTACGCCATGGGGCCGAACGTCGCCGGGGTCATCGGTACCGTGATAGCCGCCGGCGTTTTTTTGACAATTTTACGATAA